One Megalops cyprinoides isolate fMegCyp1 chromosome 4, fMegCyp1.pri, whole genome shotgun sequence genomic window carries:
- the LOC118776838 gene encoding 60S ribosomal protein L35, translating to MAKIKARDLRGKKKEELLKQLDDLKVELSQLRVAKVTGGAASKLSKIRVVRKSIARVLTVINQTQKENLRKFYKGKKYKPLDLRPKKTRALRRRLNKHEESLKTKKMQRKERLYPIRKFAVKA from the exons ATG GCAAAGATTAAGGCCAGAGATCTGCGCGGTaagaagaaggaggagctgctgaagcagcTGGATGACCTGAAGGTGGAACTTTCCCAGCTGCGCGTCGCCAAGGTTACGGGCGGAGCCGCCTCCAAGCTCTCCAAGAT CCGTGTTGTCCGCAAGTCCATTGCCAGAGTTCTGACTGTCATCAACCAAACCCAGAAAGAGAACCTGAGGAAATTCTACAAG GGCAAGAAGTACAAGCCCCTGGACCTGAGGCCCAAAAAGACCCGCGCCCTTCGCCGGCGGTTGAACAAGCACGAAGAGAGTCTGAAGACcaagaaaatgcagaggaagGAGCGCTTGTATCCCATCCGCAAGTTTGCTGTCAAGGCATAA